The Streptomyces sp. NBC_00597 DNA segment GGCGAAATCGGCGTAGTACGCCTGGGACTCACCCGTCAGCGCGCAGTGCAGGGCGTGGTGGAAGTCGTCGTTCCACTGGGCGTGCAGGCCCAGGCCACCGGCGCCCCGCGGGGTCGTGGTGCGCGGATCGCAGCGGTCGGACTCGGCGATCAGGAACAACGGCCGGCCGCTCTCCGCGGCGAGCGCGTCCACGGCCTCGGACAGCTCTTCCAGGAAGGTCAGCGCCCGCTCGTCGGCGAGCGCGTGCACGGCATCCAGGCGGAGCCCGTCGATGCGGTAGTCCCGCAGCCAGGCGAGGGCGCTGCCCAGGAGGTACGCGCGCACCTCGTCGGAGCCGGCGGCGTCCAGGTTGACCGCCGCGCCCCAAGGAGTGTGGTGGGTTTCCGTGAAGTACGGGCCGAAGGCCGGCAGGTGGTTGCCGGACGGGCCCAAGTGGTTGTGGACCACGTCCAGCACCACGCCCAGGCCGGCCGCGTGCGCGGCGTCCACGAACCGGGCCAGCCCGGCCGGGCCCCCGTACGGTTCGTGCACCGCCCAGGGCGCGATCCCGTCGTACCCCCACCCGTGCTGACCGGGGAAGGGGCAGACCGGCATCAGCTCCACGTGCGTGATGCCGAGCGCGGTGAGGTGCCCCAGGCGCGCCGCAGCCGCGTCGAAGGTGCCCTCGGGAGTGAAGGTGCCGATGTGCAGCTCGTAGAGGACCGCGTCCTGGAGCCGGATGCCGGGCGCCGGCGTCTGCGGGGCGATCGGCTCGAAATCCACCACCGCCGAGAGGCCTTCCGCCCCGTCCGGCAACCGCCGCCCGCGCGGGTCGGGCCGTACGACCTCCGGACCGGTCGCCACGCCCAGCAGGAATCCGTACCGGTCCCCGTCGGCGGCCGGGGCCTGCCCTACCCACCAGCCGGGCCGGTCCGGATCGCGTCCCATCTCGGACGTCTCGTCCCGCAGCCGCAGCGCGACCCGGTCTGTCAGCGGTGCCCACACCTCGAACTGCACGGACGGTTCCCCTCGTCTGCGGCGGTACCCGGAACGTGTGCCGGACCCATCATCGCGTGGACGGCCGGAGGAGTTCTGGACACTCCGGGCCTGACGGGCCGACAATCACCCTGTGACGTCGAGTTTCGAGTTTCCCGCCTTCCCGGTTCCGCGCCTTTCCGATGTGGAGCGCGACCGGGCGCTGGACCAGCTCCGCGAGGGCGCGGCCCTCGGGAAGCTGTCCCACGACACGTTCATGCGCCGCATGGAACTCGCCCTCGTCGCCAGGCGCTCCGAGGACCTCGCGGTCCTCACCGCCGACCTGGTCGGCCGCGGCGGCGAAGGCCCGTGGACCCGTCGCGTCTTCGGCTGGGTGGGCCGGGCCTCCGCCGTGACCGCCGGGGTCCGACGGGCCTGGACCGCCGAGCGGCTGCCCAAACTGCTGCTGCCGCACCCGAGCGCCCGGGCCCTGCGGATCGGTCGCGATCCCGGCAACGGGCTGCGGCTCACCGACGAGACGGTCTCCCGGGTGCATGCCGAGCTCGGCATGCGCGGCGGCGTATGGGTGCTCACCGACCTCGGCTCCTCCAACGGCACCACGGTCAACGGACGCCGGGTGACCGGCTCGGTGGCGGTCCGGGACGGTGACCAGATCGGCTTCGGCCGGATGAACTTCCGGCTCTCTTCCAGCTAGCCCGCCCGTCCCCCGGATCGCCCCGGGCCCGATGATGGGCCCATGGAAGCCGAAGACCCGAAGGAACACCCGCCCGTGCCGGAACGCCCCGCGAGCCCCGCGGGCTCCGTGCGTCCCGCGCGCCCCGAGGACCTGCCCCGCCTCGTCGAACTCGTCCACGAGCACGTCGCGTACGAGAAGGCCGCTCCCCGGCCCGCCGGCCTGGCCGGCCGGCTGGGCCCGCAGCTGTTCGCCGAGGACGCCCGGCTGTGGGTGCTGTTGGCCGAGGCCCCGGACGGGACGGTCGCCGGGTACGCCGCCTGCTCGGCCGAGTTCGCCTTCTGGGACGCCCGGCACTACCTCCACATGGACTGCCTCTACCTCGCTGAGGAGGCCCGGGGCCACGGCCTCGGCGCCGCCCTGATGGCGGGCGTGGCCGGCCTCGCGCGCGAGCTCGGCCTCGACCAGGTCCAGTGGCAGACCCCGGACTGGAACGAGGGCGCCATCCGGTTCTACGACCGGCTCGGCGCCACCGGCGCGCCCAAGCGCCGCTACGCCCTCTCCGTACCGGCCGGACAGCCCGGGGCCGCTACGCACTGACCGCCCCGTCCGCCCCGTCCGCCCCGTCCGCCCCGTCCGTTCCTTTCGCCCCCGCCGCCGCCACGAGCCGCTCGTAGGCCGCCAGGACCGTACGGGACTGGTGCTCGACCTGCGCGGTCACCGGGATC contains these protein-coding regions:
- a CDS encoding DUF1707 and FHA domain-containing protein; its protein translation is MTSSFEFPAFPVPRLSDVERDRALDQLREGAALGKLSHDTFMRRMELALVARRSEDLAVLTADLVGRGGEGPWTRRVFGWVGRASAVTAGVRRAWTAERLPKLLLPHPSARALRIGRDPGNGLRLTDETVSRVHAELGMRGGVWVLTDLGSSNGTTVNGRRVTGSVAVRDGDQIGFGRMNFRLSSS
- the treZ gene encoding malto-oligosyltrehalose trehalohydrolase, which encodes MQFEVWAPLTDRVALRLRDETSEMGRDPDRPGWWVGQAPAADGDRYGFLLGVATGPEVVRPDPRGRRLPDGAEGLSAVVDFEPIAPQTPAPGIRLQDAVLYELHIGTFTPEGTFDAAAARLGHLTALGITHVELMPVCPFPGQHGWGYDGIAPWAVHEPYGGPAGLARFVDAAHAAGLGVVLDVVHNHLGPSGNHLPAFGPYFTETHHTPWGAAVNLDAAGSDEVRAYLLGSALAWLRDYRIDGLRLDAVHALADERALTFLEELSEAVDALAAESGRPLFLIAESDRCDPRTTTPRGAGGLGLHAQWNDDFHHALHCALTGESQAYYADFAEAPLAALAKTMTRAFFHDGTWSSFRGRSHGRPVDRRRTPAHRFLGYGQTHDQIGNRALGDRLSASLSPGLLACGAALTLTGPFVPMLFMGEEWAAGTPWQYFTDHPDPELAEAVRSGRRREFAAHGWKAEEIPDPQDPATRDRSCLDWAEPERAPHDRLLAWYRTLVALRRSHPDLRDPDLAAVRVAHDEERRWLTFRRGDVRVAVNLSPEPVTIALGRNGVRVLAAWEPVEHPGPDGRVHVPAESVVLLGP
- a CDS encoding GNAT family N-acetyltransferase; this encodes MEAEDPKEHPPVPERPASPAGSVRPARPEDLPRLVELVHEHVAYEKAAPRPAGLAGRLGPQLFAEDARLWVLLAEAPDGTVAGYAACSAEFAFWDARHYLHMDCLYLAEEARGHGLGAALMAGVAGLARELGLDQVQWQTPDWNEGAIRFYDRLGATGAPKRRYALSVPAGQPGAATH